The genomic segment GAGGGAAACCCTCCTTTCTCTGAAGGCCCCGGCGTTAGAACTTCTCTGCCACCGCAGTGCATCCGAAGGCCAGGTCCTCTCCAGAGCCCCTATCGCAATGAACACGAAACGATGTCTCGCCTCCCTTTCCCTGGCCTTCATCTTGGAAGCAGCCTCCATCACCTCCAGAGAACTCTGGCTCAACGAAGAATCATGCCCCCATTGCCCGATGGGTTCCGTGCATAATTTGATCCGGGAACAGGCCCGAAAGGCTAACTCCATCCTCAGGGCCTTTGGGAAAAAGGAGCTTGTTTTCCTTAAGTCCTCCCTATCCCAGAGAGATGGCCTTACTCCTGCCAGAATCCACCAGGGGGATGAGCCTCTGCTGGACCGCAGAGAAGCTTTTTCTTTACTCAGCGGGGAACTAATGGGGCTGGTCAGGAAAGTGCTGGGGGAAGGCCTGGAAAGCCTCTTCGGCCAGTTCATCCCGCCGGAGGGCTTACCCAGACATTTGCCCGAACACCGACTGAGGCTTGCAAGAATCCTGGCCCGCCTTGGCCCGCCAGAAGATGGGGAGTTTTCCACTTCAGAACTGCCTTTCGGGCTCCTGACCGTAGAAGGCCAGTGTACGGCCTGTGGCCTCTGCGCTCATCAGTGCCCCACGGGCGCTTTGCTCTTCCTGCAAGATGCGGAACGCTTTGCCCTTGAGTTCGTTCCCTTAGCCTGTATCGGGTGCAAAATATGCGAAGGCCTATGTCCCACAAAAGCTCTAAGGGTTAAGCCCTCTTTTTCCTTTTCCTCTCTCCTCAGGGCCTTGAAACTCAGGCTTCTGGAAGGGAAACTGAAGATATGTCAGCGGTGCAGCAGGCCCTTCAATCCTTTGGGCGAGGGGGAATTTTGTCCAGCCTGCCAGAAAATTTTCTACCCTTCCGGCGAAAGCCTTGCCGGGTAAACCCTATGGCAAGGAGGTGCTGCTATGAAGCTCCTTATGCTTTCGGCAGAAGAAGTGCGCAAAGCGGTTCCAATGGCTGAAGCGATAGAAATAGTGAAAGATGCCTTCGCCCAGCTTTCTACAGGAAAAGCCCACGTCCCTCTGAGGACCCAGCTTCCAGTGGAAAAACACGGAGGGGTTACCCTCTTCATGCCTGCCTACCTTTCGGAAAGCGATGCTCTGGGAGCAAAGGTTGTCTCCGTTTTCCCCAGGAACCTGGACAGAGGCCTTCCCACCATATTCGCCATCGTCATAGCGGTGGACTCAGAGACCGGTTGCCCAGTAGCTCTTATGGACGGAACTTACCTCACCGCTTTGAGGACAGGAGCGGCCTCGGGGGCAGCTACCGATCTACTTGCCCGCAAGGATGCCAGGGTGGCGGCCATCTTCGGAGCTGGCGCTCAGGCCAGGACTCAACTCCTGGCTGTGTGCGAGGTCAGGAAGATAGAAAAAGTGTGGGTCTACGATGTGGTAAGGGAAAGAGCCGAAGCTTACGTAGCTGAGATGAGA from the Anaerolineae bacterium genome contains:
- a CDS encoding 4Fe-4S binding protein; the encoded protein is MVEMDLFDLLEQGSGSRPVFHRERCLRYRYHLNRCNLCLNSCPAGAIKESFYFELDEEKCTGCGICWQICLTEAWAFPRNPEKILRETLLSLKAPALELLCHRSASEGQVLSRAPIAMNTKRCLASLSLAFILEAASITSRELWLNEESCPHCPMGSVHNLIREQARKANSILRAFGKKELVFLKSSLSQRDGLTPARIHQGDEPLLDRREAFSLLSGELMGLVRKVLGEGLESLFGQFIPPEGLPRHLPEHRLRLARILARLGPPEDGEFSTSELPFGLLTVEGQCTACGLCAHQCPTGALLFLQDAERFALEFVPLACIGCKICEGLCPTKALRVKPSFSFSSLLRALKLRLLEGKLKICQRCSRPFNPLGEGEFCPACQKIFYPSGESLAG